The following are encoded in a window of Flavobacterium cupriresistens genomic DNA:
- the nusG gene encoding transcription termination/antitermination protein NusG, translating into MADNNVKKWYVVRAVSGQENKVKAYIETEIARLGMGDYVSQVLVPTEKVVTVKEGKKMSKDKVYFPGYVMIEANLVGEIPHIIKSITSVIGFLGEIKGGEPVPLRLSEVNRMLGKVDELAVNTDTRAIPFNLGETVKVIDGPFNGFNGTVEKINEEKRKLEVMVKIFGRKTPLELSFMQVEKV; encoded by the coding sequence ATGGCAGATAATAATGTGAAAAAATGGTACGTAGTTAGAGCTGTAAGCGGACAAGAAAATAAAGTCAAAGCTTATATCGAAACTGAGATTGCCAGATTAGGTATGGGTGATTATGTTTCCCAAGTTTTAGTACCTACAGAAAAAGTAGTTACTGTAAAAGAAGGAAAGAAAATGTCTAAGGATAAAGTTTATTTCCCTGGATATGTTATGATCGAAGCCAACTTGGTTGGTGAGATACCTCATATTATTAAGTCAATTACTAGTGTAATTGGTTTTTTAGGAGAGATCAAAGGGGGCGAGCCTGTTCCATTGAGACTTTCTGAAGTAAATCGTATGTTAGGAAAAGTAGATGAGCTTGCTGTAAATACAGATACTCGTGCAATTCCGTTCAACTTAGGTGAAACTGTAAAAGTGATCGATGGTCCTTTTAACGGATTTAACGGTACGGTTGAGAAAATAAACGAAGAGAAGCGTAAACTTGAAGTAATGGTTAAGATTTTC
- the hpf gene encoding ribosome hibernation-promoting factor, HPF/YfiA family has product MKVDVHAVNFTVDRKLVDFIQERMDKLEKYYDRVVSADVFLKVERTSDKENKAVEIKINVPGDDFLVKKQCKTFEEAIELSAESLERLLVKRKEKIRTHI; this is encoded by the coding sequence ATGAAGGTAGATGTTCATGCAGTTAACTTTACTGTTGACAGAAAGTTGGTAGATTTTATTCAGGAAAGAATGGATAAGTTGGAAAAATACTACGATCGAGTGGTTTCGGCAGATGTTTTTTTGAAAGTGGAAAGAACAAGTGATAAGGAGAATAAGGCGGTAGAGATAAAGATTAATGTTCCTGGGGATGATTTTTTGGTTAAAAAGCAGTGTAAAACGTTTGAAGAGGCGATTGAGCTTTCGGCAGAATCTTTAGAACGATTGCTTGTAAAGAGGAAAGAAAAAATTAGAACACATATATAA
- the secE gene encoding preprotein translocase subunit SecE codes for MTKVTNYLSEAFEELKSNVTWPAWAEVQKLTIVVAVFSILFALATWGTDEFFAKALAGFFNWLKG; via the coding sequence ATGACAAAAGTTACGAATTATTTATCAGAGGCTTTCGAAGAGTTAAAGTCAAATGTTACTTGGCCGGCTTGGGCTGAGGTTCAGAAATTGACAATTGTTGTGGCTGTATTTTCGATACTGTTTGCTTTGGCAACATGGGGAACAGACGAATTTTTTGCAAAAGCTTTAGCTGGATTTTTTAACTGGTTAAAAGGATAA
- a CDS encoding acyl-CoA dehydrogenase family protein: protein MNFDYNETQLMIAQSIKEFADKNIRPNIMEWDEAQTFPVALFKELGEMGFMGVLVPEEYGGSGLGYHEYITVVEEISKVDPSIGLSVAAHNSLCTNHILTFGNEEQKKKWLPKLATAEFIGAWGLTEHNTGSDAGGMNTTAVKDGDFWIVNGAKNFITHAISGDVAVVIVRTGEKGDSKGMTAFVFEKGMPGFTSGRKENKLGMRASETAELVFDNCRISDANRLGEVGQGFVQAMKILDGGRISIGALSLGISKGAYEAALKYSKERHQFGQPISSFQGISFKLADMATEIEASELLLHKAAFLKQQHKPVTTSGAMAKMYASEACVKIANEAVQIHGGYGYTKDFPVEKFYRDSKLCTIGEGTTEIQKVVIARNLLKE from the coding sequence ATGAATTTTGATTATAACGAAACACAATTAATGATTGCGCAGTCAATAAAGGAATTTGCGGACAAAAACATCAGACCTAATATAATGGAATGGGATGAAGCGCAAACTTTCCCTGTTGCCTTATTTAAAGAATTAGGAGAAATGGGATTCATGGGCGTTTTAGTTCCTGAAGAGTATGGAGGAAGTGGCTTAGGGTATCACGAGTATATTACTGTTGTAGAAGAAATCTCAAAAGTAGATCCTTCTATTGGGTTATCCGTTGCGGCGCATAATTCATTATGTACGAATCATATTTTGACTTTTGGAAATGAAGAGCAAAAGAAAAAATGGTTGCCAAAATTAGCAACTGCGGAATTTATAGGAGCCTGGGGTTTAACAGAACACAATACAGGTTCTGATGCCGGAGGGATGAATACCACTGCCGTTAAAGATGGTGATTTTTGGATCGTCAATGGTGCTAAAAACTTTATCACACATGCGATTTCAGGTGATGTTGCTGTTGTGATAGTTCGTACAGGAGAAAAAGGCGATTCAAAAGGAATGACGGCTTTTGTTTTTGAAAAAGGAATGCCTGGATTTACGTCTGGCAGAAAAGAAAATAAATTAGGAATGCGCGCCAGCGAAACGGCTGAGTTGGTTTTTGACAATTGTCGTATTTCTGATGCTAACCGATTAGGAGAAGTGGGCCAGGGCTTTGTTCAGGCAATGAAAATATTAGATGGCGGTAGAATTTCTATCGGAGCTTTGTCACTTGGAATTTCCAAAGGAGCATATGAAGCAGCATTAAAATATTCAAAAGAAAGACATCAATTTGGACAACCTATTAGTAGTTTTCAAGGTATTTCTTTTAAATTGGCTGATATGGCAACAGAAATTGAAGCTTCAGAACTATTGTTGCATAAAGCAGCTTTCTTAAAGCAGCAGCACAAACCGGTTACGACAAGCGGAGCTATGGCAAAAATGTATGCCTCAGAAGCCTGCGTTAAAATTGCAAATGAAGCAGTTCAAATTCATGGAGGTTACGGGTACACTAAAGATTTTCCTGTTGAGAAATTCTATCGTGACTCTAAATTATGTACGATAGGTGAAGGAACGACTGAGATTCAGAAAGTAGTAATTGCTAGAAATTTGCTAAAAGAATAG
- a CDS encoding helix-hairpin-helix domain-containing protein — protein sequence MSDYKGYKLGMSIQEIDRLMAFRKENRYVNSAEEFQQITKISDSLLNVISPLFKFPEWASNKKRVVENKRDFNKSEKYGNSTFVKKVKSAVMDLNLATQEDLIKIYGVGDALSLRILKQKEILGGFVSMEQLKEVWGLSPEVINELNVHFKIFEIPKLKKIAINKVSLKELSQFPYFKFALAKQVITYRSMHGDFKNIEDLAKINGFPVEKAKIISLYLEF from the coding sequence ATGTCAGATTACAAAGGTTATAAATTAGGTATGTCTATTCAGGAAATTGACAGGTTGATGGCTTTTCGTAAAGAAAATCGGTATGTAAATTCGGCTGAAGAGTTTCAGCAGATTACAAAAATATCAGATTCGTTATTAAATGTCATTTCTCCTCTTTTTAAATTTCCGGAATGGGCAAGCAATAAAAAAAGAGTTGTTGAGAATAAGAGGGACTTTAATAAAAGTGAAAAATATGGTAATTCAACCTTTGTAAAAAAAGTGAAGAGTGCAGTGATGGATCTTAATTTAGCGACTCAGGAAGATTTAATTAAAATTTATGGAGTTGGTGATGCATTATCCTTACGAATACTCAAACAGAAGGAAATCTTGGGCGGATTTGTTTCAATGGAACAATTAAAGGAAGTTTGGGGGCTTTCACCCGAAGTGATTAATGAATTGAATGTGCATTTTAAGATTTTTGAAATCCCCAAGCTTAAAAAGATTGCAATAAACAAGGTCTCTTTAAAAGAATTATCCCAGTTTCCTTATTTTAAATTTGCATTAGCAAAACAAGTCATTACCTATAGGAGTATGCATGGAGATTTTAAGAATATTGAGGATTTAGCAAAAATTAACGGTTTTCCTGTTGAAAAAGCAAAAATAATTAGTTTATATTTGGAGTTCTAA
- a CDS encoding tyrosine-type recombinase/integrase: MKTNKEAFRDYLQLEKKYSLHTVNAYLGDISFFEMFNQSQFEQENIEQVHYGQIRSWIVSLVDQGVSNVSVNRKMASLRAFYKFLLKTKQIEVNPMLKHKALKTPKIVQIPFSEKELVDLMEEVSSPIGFEEIRDKLVVELFYATGIRRAELINLMVSNVDLSSGVIKVLGKRNKERIIPVLPVVLGQFELYLKERSSLEKIVDQNYFFISRKGLKLSESFVYRLINSYFSRVSEKVKKSPHVLRHTFATHLLNNGADLNSVKELLGHSSLASTQVYTHNSLAELKKVYGDAHPRNK; encoded by the coding sequence ATGAAAACAAATAAAGAGGCATTTCGTGATTATCTGCAATTAGAGAAAAAATATTCCCTTCATACGGTTAATGCGTATCTGGGTGATATCTCGTTTTTTGAAATGTTTAATCAGTCTCAATTTGAACAGGAGAATATAGAGCAGGTTCATTACGGTCAAATTAGAAGTTGGATTGTCTCTTTGGTGGATCAGGGTGTTTCTAATGTTTCTGTGAATAGAAAAATGGCTTCTCTGCGGGCTTTTTATAAGTTTCTTTTAAAAACAAAACAAATAGAAGTAAATCCGATGTTGAAGCATAAGGCTTTGAAGACTCCTAAAATTGTTCAGATTCCATTTTCTGAAAAAGAACTTGTTGATTTGATGGAGGAGGTTAGTAGTCCGATTGGTTTTGAGGAGATCAGGGACAAGCTTGTTGTGGAGTTGTTTTATGCAACCGGAATTCGAAGAGCGGAGCTGATTAATTTGATGGTTTCTAATGTGGATTTGTCTTCAGGGGTGATAAAGGTTTTGGGGAAAAGAAATAAAGAGCGTATAATTCCGGTTCTTCCTGTTGTTTTAGGGCAGTTTGAGTTGTATTTGAAGGAAAGATCTTCTTTAGAGAAAATAGTGGATCAGAATTATTTTTTTATTTCAAGGAAAGGGTTAAAATTGAGTGAATCTTTTGTGTATCGTTTAATAAATTCATACTTTAGTAGGGTCTCTGAAAAGGTAAAAAAAAGTCCACATGTCCTCAGGCATACTTTTGCGACTCACTTATTAAATAACGGAGCGGATTTGAATTCAGTTAAAGAATTATTAGGGCATTCGAGTTTGGCGTCTACGCAAGTTTATACTCATAATAGTTTGGCAGAGTTGAAGAAAGTGTATGGTGACGCGCATCCGAGAAATAAATAA
- the rpsU gene encoding 30S ribosomal protein S21, whose translation MLIIPIKDGENIDRALKRYKRKFDKTGTVRQLRARTAFIKPSVIKRAQIQKAAYIQNMRDGLES comes from the coding sequence ATGTTAATTATACCAATTAAAGACGGAGAAAATATCGATAGAGCATTAAAGCGCTATAAAAGAAAATTTGATAAAACAGGAACTGTTCGTCAATTAAGAGCACGTACTGCTTTTATTAAGCCTTCTGTAATCAAAAGAGCTCAAATTCAAAAAGCGGCTTACATTCAAAACATGAGAGATGGTTTAGAAAGTTAG
- the tuf gene encoding elongation factor Tu, whose protein sequence is MAKENFNRSKPHLNIGTIGHVDHGKTTLTAAITKVLSDAGYCQAKSFDQIDNAPEEKERGITINTSHVEYETANRHYAHVDCPGHADYVKNMVTGAAQMDGAILVVAATDGPMPQTREHILLGRQVGIPRMVVFMNKVDMVDDAELLELVEMEIRDLLSFYEYDGDNGPVVQGSALGGLNNDPAWVPKIIELMEAVDAWIEEPIRDTAKPFLMPVEDVFTITGRGTVATGRIETGIANTGDAVEIIGMGADKLTSTITGVEMFRKILDRGEAGDNVGLLLRGVDKESIKRGMVIIKPGSVKPHATFKAEVYILKKEEGGRHTPFHNNYRPQFYVRTTDVTGVITLPEGVEMVMPGDNLTINVALLSPIAMSVGLRFAIREGGRTVGAGQVTEIVG, encoded by the coding sequence ATGGCAAAGGAGAATTTTAATCGTTCCAAACCGCACTTAAACATAGGTACAATTGGACACGTAGATCACGGAAAAACTACATTAACTGCAGCAATTACAAAAGTATTGTCTGACGCTGGTTACTGTCAAGCTAAATCGTTTGATCAAATCGATAACGCTCCAGAGGAGAAAGAAAGAGGTATTACTATTAATACATCACACGTAGAGTATGAAACAGCTAACCGTCACTACGCTCACGTTGACTGTCCAGGTCACGCGGATTACGTAAAGAACATGGTTACTGGTGCTGCTCAAATGGACGGTGCTATCTTAGTAGTTGCTGCTACAGATGGTCCAATGCCACAAACTCGTGAGCACATCCTTTTAGGTCGTCAGGTTGGTATTCCAAGAATGGTTGTATTCATGAACAAAGTGGATATGGTTGATGATGCTGAATTGTTAGAGCTTGTTGAAATGGAAATTAGAGATTTATTATCTTTCTACGAGTATGATGGAGATAATGGTCCTGTAGTTCAAGGTTCTGCTTTAGGAGGATTGAATAATGATCCTGCTTGGGTTCCTAAAATTATTGAATTAATGGAAGCTGTTGATGCTTGGATCGAGGAGCCAATCCGTGATACTGCAAAACCTTTCTTAATGCCTGTTGAAGATGTATTTACAATTACTGGTCGTGGAACTGTTGCTACAGGTCGTATCGAAACTGGAATTGCTAATACTGGAGATGCAGTTGAAATCATTGGTATGGGAGCTGACAAATTAACTTCTACTATTACAGGAGTTGAGATGTTCCGTAAAATCCTTGACAGAGGTGAAGCTGGAGATAACGTAGGTTTATTGTTAAGAGGTGTTGATAAAGAATCTATCAAAAGAGGAATGGTTATCATTAAGCCAGGATCAGTAAAACCACACGCTACTTTCAAAGCTGAGGTTTATATCTTGAAAAAAGAAGAAGGTGGACGTCACACTCCATTCCATAATAACTACCGTCCACAGTTCTACGTACGTACAACTGACGTAACAGGAGTTATTACTTTACCAGAAGGAGTAGAGATGGTAATGCCAGGAGACAACTTGACAATTAATGTTGCTTTATTAAGCCCAATCGCAATGAGCGTTGGTTTACGTTTCGCTATCCGTGAAGGTGGTAGAACTGTAGGAGCAGGTCAGGTGACTGAAATCGTAGGATAA